A genomic region of Saimiri boliviensis isolate mSaiBol1 chromosome 20, mSaiBol1.pri, whole genome shotgun sequence contains the following coding sequences:
- the INSYN2B gene encoding protein INSYN2B yields MAQQNMKVRPVLLKRNSLESVEFVKQPHHRRSKSQQVRFKEDGTTKNPTGLAEVDVRTPEDPAVMGKTQATRHHHPPTYSLSFPRSQKAGDFRNIAIQTSPSLRKHFPVFKRKKLTASKSLVEMPTASQSAIQVNGNLSEQDIVSSDLAYLRLAQHLEDGPRRVKVSHAFLPRVPKVQSNGPVSICLEAGTWRSLEKATAAIQVPDDIYHSPSWEARESAVSPDRSAEVSTSIRPLDNTCPGGGRRVTPTVSEKSTSCLNATSGASHTPGTEKLKPELLLAKDNSDDKDLGPLSPQSKETCVPSPPRTHSSPSPGSHSQPAHPGRTSDCPSSSTSHQNLLSLKTNTTSKSAPGYQEQMANNPTPPESDTLEFPKCPGSNHLPSFLPRSETKLQSNREISDINEIHLARGELCDLQGRLQSVEESLHSNQEKIKVLLNVIQDLEKARALTEGRNFYRTGQDLNNCSTCQNTACIIYSVEYDFRQQEGRFHEVLQSLEEAEPVEEASPPPKSPAEPPVPEKQDLRRKTKKVKKKCFWWI; encoded by the exons ATGGCCCAGCAAAATATGAAAGTGAGACCTGTGCTTCTAAAGCGCAACAGTCTAGAGTCAGTGGAGTTTGTGAAACAACCTCACCACCGCAGGAGCAAATCCCAGCAGGTGAGATTCAAGGAAGATGGGACCACTAAGAATCCAACTGGCCTAGCTGAAGTTGACGTCCGAACTCCAGAAGACCCAGCTGTGATGGGGAAGACTCAAGCAACCAGGCACCATCATCCCCCCACCTATTCGCTCTCCTTCCCCAGGTCCCAGAAGGCAGGGGACTTTCGCAACATTGCGATTCAAACTTCCCCCAGTCTCAGGAAGCATTtcccagttttcaaaaggaagaaactCACAGCCAGCAAGTCCCTGGTGGAAATGCCgacagcatcccaaagtgctatcCAGGTCAACGGCAACCTCTCTGAACAGGACATTGTGTCTTCTGACCTAGCCTACTTAAGGTTGGCTCAGCATCTTGAGGATGGGCCTCGAAGGGTCAAAGTGTCCCATGCATTCCTCCCAAGGGTCCCCAAGGTGCAAAGCAATGGGCCTGTTAGCATATGCTTGGAAGCAGGAACTTGGAGGTCCTTAGAGAAAGCCACAGCTGCCATTCAGGTTCCAGATGATATTTATCACAGTCCTTCCTGGGAAGCTAGAGAGTCTGCTGTCAGCCCAGACAGGTCAGCTGAAGTAAGTACCTCCATACGCCCTTTGGACAACACATGTCCAGGTGGTGGGAGAAGGGTGACTCCAACAGTTTCAGAAAAATCCACCTCCTGCTTAAATGCCACCAGCGGTGCCAGCCACACACCAGGAACAGAGAAACTTAAACCTGAATTGCTTTTGGCCAAAGACAACTCGGATGACAAAGACCTTGGCCCACTGTCACCTCAGTCAAAGGAAACGTGTGTTCCTTCACCTCCACGGACTCACAGTTCCCCCTCACCAGGCTCCCACAGCCAGCCAGCCCACCCAGGAAGAACCTCAGACTGTCCTTCATCAAGTACTAGTCACCAGAATCTGTTGTCACTCAAAACTAACACTACATCAAAATCTGCCCCTGGGTATCAGGAGCAGATGGCAAACAACCCCACCCCTCCAGAGTCAGACACCCTGGAGTTTCCAAAGTGTCCAGGAAGTAATCACCTCCCATCCTTTCTTCCAAGGAGTGAGACCAAACTTCAGAGCAACAGGGAGATTAGTGACATTAATGAAATTCACCTGGCACGGGGTGAACTCTGCGACCTCCAAGGCCGGCTGCAATCTGTGGAGGAATCTCTGCACTCCAACCAAGAGAAAATTAAAGTCCTATTGAATGTCATTCAAGACTTGGAGAAAGCTCGAGCTCTCACTGAAGG gcgcAACTTTTATCGAACTGGCCAAGATCTCAACAATTGCAGTACCTGCCAGAACACGGCGTGCATCATATACAG TGTAGAGTATGATTTCCGGCAGCAGGAGGGCAGGTTCCATGAAGTTCTACAGAGTCTGGAGGAAGCAGAACCAGTTGAAGAGGCATCGCCTCCACCAAAGTCCCCAGCAGAACCCCCAGTCCCGGAAAAGCAGGACTTAAGGCGGAaaaccaagaaggtgaaaaagaaatgcttctggTGGATCTGA